TCACCCGCTCCTACGACGATAACAACAAAGGCATTTATGCCGGGCAGCCGCGTACCTTCTATGTGCAGGGTGCACTGAAATTCTGACGGGAGACATAAGTATGCGCGTTCTGTTTTTGCTGCTGGCGTTGATGGGGTCAGCCAGCGCCGTGACGGTGCAGGATCAGCACGGCACCTTTACTCTGGAGGAAGTACCACAACGGATTGTGGTACTGGAGCTGTCGTTTGCCGATGCGCTGGCTGCGGTGGATCTCAGCCCGGTTGGCATTGCTGACGATAACGATCCGCAACGTTTACTGGAGGAGGTGCGGGCGCACCTCCAGCCCTGGCAATCAGTCGGGCTACGCGGGCAGCCCAGCCTGGAGGCGATCAGCAGCCTGCATCCCGATCTGATCATCGCCGATAGCAGTCGCCATGCCGGTATTTACAACGCGTTGCAGCGCATTGCACCGGTGCTGCTCCTCAAATCGCGTAATGAAACGTACCAGGAAAATGTGCAGTCTGCGGCCATCATCGGTGCGGTGGTGGGTAAACAAACGGAGATAGAGCAACGGCTGGCGTTACATCGGCAGCGAATGGCTGCCGCCGCCGCACAGCTGCCACAGGGAACCCGGGTGATGTTCGGCACGTCGCGGGAAAATCAGTTCACGCTGCATTCGCGTGACAGCTACACCGGCGGGGTGCTGAGTGCGCTGGGATTGCAGGTGACGGAGCCGATTAACGGTGCACCGATGACGCCGATCGGCCTGGAAACCCTGCTGGCACAAAACCCCGACTGGTTGCTGGTGGCGCACTATCGGCAGGAAAGTATCGTGAAGCGCTGGCAGGCCGATCCACTGTGGACCATGTTGAAAGCCGCGCAGCAACATCACGTCCGCGAGGTCGATAGCAACAGCTGGGCGCGCATGCGCGGATTGTTCGCCGCGGAAAAGATCTCGCGTGACGCTGTCACGTTATTTGCACCATGACACGCTGGATTTTAACGGTGGCGTTGTTGCTATGCGCCTTCTGGTTCAGTCTGACCAGCTTCTCAGCGGTGCCGATCGCGCCGCAGGCGGCTCTGCATGCGTTATGGCCGGGCCAGCCTGCCAGTATTGGTGAGGCGCTGGTATTTAATCTGCGCTTGCCGCGCGCGCTGGTGGCGGTGCTGCTGGGGGCTGCACTGGCGCTGGCGGGCGGTCTGTTGCAGGCGCTGACGCATAATCCGCTGGCTTCGCCGTCGGTGCTGGGCATCAACAGCGGCGCGGCGCTGGCCATTGCGCTGGTGTCAGCCTTTGCCCCGGTGCAACTGGAGGGCTATCCGCTGGCATTAATCGCCGCCGGTGGCGGTGGGCTGAGCTGGGTCTGTGTGACGCTGGCGGCACGCAGCCATGACCGGCAGCGGCTGATCCTCGCCGGTATCGCGTTATCGGCATTCTGCATGGCAATGACGCGCATCGTGTTGTTGCTGGCGGAGGATCACGCTTACGGCATTCTGACCTGGCTGGCGGGGGGCATTGCCCAGGTGCGCTGGCAGGAAGTGTGGCAATTGCTGCCGGTGATGGTGGTGATCATCCCGCTGGTGCTGACCCAGACGCGCGCCCTGAACCTGCTGACGATGGGCGACAGTGCGGCGCATAGCCTTGGTGTCAATATCGTTGTGCTGCGTATCGGCTTGAGCATCGCGCTGTTGTTGCTGGTGGGCGCGTGCGTCAGTGTGGCAGGTCCGCTGGGCTTTATTGGCCTGCTGGTGCCGCATCTGGCGCGCGCGTGGATCGGCCACGATCTGCGCATCATGTTACGAATGGCGATGCTGCTCGGCGCAACCTTGCTGTTGATCGCCGACATTGCTGCGCGTGGACTGGGATGGCCCGGTGAATTGCCTGCCGGGGTGGTGCTGGCGCTGGTGGGCGCTCCCTGTTTTGTCTGGCTGGCAAGGAGGCAACGATGATGTCTGCACGTTATCTGCTGCCGCTGATGCTGATTGGGCTGGCGGTCGTCGCGATTATCAGCCTGAAACTGGGCGTGCAGTCCTTCGCCTGGTCAACGCTCTGGACGGCGTGGCAACCCGCTAACGAGGCACATTTTGTGGTGATGGAATACCGGTTGCCACGGGTGGTGCTGGCACTGATGGTGGGGGCGGCGCTGGCGGTGTCCGGCGTGCTGGTGCAGGGGGTGATCCGTAATCCGCTGGCATCGCCCGATATCCTCGGCGTCAATCATGCCGCCAGCCTGGCCTCGCTGGTGGCGCTGCTGCTGTTTCCCGCTTTTCCGCTGCTATGTCTGCCGCTGGTGTCATTTGTCGGGGGCTGTTGTGCGTTGATATTGCTGCGCTGGCTTACCGGTACCTCGTCGCCGCTGCGGCTGGCCGTGGTGGGTGTCGCACTTGCGGCCTGTTTTGCCAGCGTCACCGATTATCTGTTGCTGTCGCGTCCGCAGGATATCAACACCGCGCTGCTGTGGCTGACAGGCAGCCTGTGGGGACGCGACTGGCAGATGGTGCTGCTGGCGTTACCGCTGCCCCTCTTGCTGCTTATCAGCCTGAGCGTTTGTCGCGATCTCGACCTGCTGGCGCTGGGGGATGAACGTGCGGCGACCCTCGGGGTGGCTTTACGCCCCTTCCAGCGTGGCGTGCTGCTGCTCGGCGTGGCGCTGGCAGCGCTGGCGGTGGCGGTATGTGGGCCAATCAGCTTTATCAGCCTGGTGGTGCCGCATCTGGCACGCCGTCTGGTCGGCGGGCGTCATGCCCGTCTGCTGCCGTTTTCCGCCTTACTCGGGGCGCTGGTGTTGCTGCTGGCCGATATGCTGGCGCGCACCTTGTCTCCACCGATGGAGTTACCCGCCGGTGTCATCACCGCGCTGATCGGCGCTCCGTGGTTTTTCTGGCTATTAATCAGGACACGATAGATGCAACTGAGGGTTGAGAATCTGGCTGCGGGCTACGCGGGAAAACGCGTGCTTCAGGATGTCAGCGTCAGCTTTGCCTCCGGGCAAATCACCGCGTTACTCGGGCCTAATGGTTGCGGTAAATCAACGCTATTAAAAACCCTGGCGCGTCTGCTGACGCCCACAGAGGGACAGGTGTTTATCGGTGATCAACCGCTGGCGCGTTTTTCCTCTCGTCAGCTGGCCCGGCGTCTGGCGCTGTTGCCGCAGCAGCATCTGACGCCGGAAGGGGTCAGCGTGGCGGAGCTGGTAGCTTATGGCCGCCATCCCTGGTTACCGCTGTGGGGGCGGTTGTCGGCGCACGACAGGGAACAGGTGCAGGCGGCAATGGAACGCATGGGGATTGCTCCGCTGGCACAGCAGCGTGTTAGCGATTTATCGGGCGGCCAGCGTCAGCGGGTGTTTCTGGCAATGCTGCTGGCGCAGGACACGCCGGTCATCCTGCTGGATGAACCCACCACCTGGCTGGACATCAATCATCAGATTGAACTGATGAAGCTGATGGGGGAGCTGAAAGCGCAGGGTAAAACCGTGGTGACCGTGTTGCACGACCTCAATCAGGCCAGCCG
The window above is part of the Pantoea cypripedii genome. Proteins encoded here:
- a CDS encoding Fe(3+) dicitrate ABC transporter substrate-binding protein, whose amino-acid sequence is MRVLFLLLALMGSASAVTVQDQHGTFTLEEVPQRIVVLELSFADALAAVDLSPVGIADDNDPQRLLEEVRAHLQPWQSVGLRGQPSLEAISSLHPDLIIADSSRHAGIYNALQRIAPVLLLKSRNETYQENVQSAAIIGAVVGKQTEIEQRLALHRQRMAAAAAQLPQGTRVMFGTSRENQFTLHSRDSYTGGVLSALGLQVTEPINGAPMTPIGLETLLAQNPDWLLVAHYRQESIVKRWQADPLWTMLKAAQQHHVREVDSNSWARMRGLFAAEKISRDAVTLFAP
- the fecE gene encoding Fe(3+) dicitrate ABC transporter ATP-binding protein FecE translates to MQLRVENLAAGYAGKRVLQDVSVSFASGQITALLGPNGCGKSTLLKTLARLLTPTEGQVFIGDQPLARFSSRQLARRLALLPQQHLTPEGVSVAELVAYGRHPWLPLWGRLSAHDREQVQAAMERMGIAPLAQQRVSDLSGGQRQRVFLAMLLAQDTPVILLDEPTTWLDINHQIELMKLMGELKAQGKTVVTVLHDLNQASRYCDQLVLLAEGALVIQGTPTQVLQPEILKRVFQVNVAVVPEPLSGALMCVHHDD
- the fecD gene encoding Fe(3+) dicitrate ABC transporter permease subunit FecD; this translates as MSARYLLPLMLIGLAVVAIISLKLGVQSFAWSTLWTAWQPANEAHFVVMEYRLPRVVLALMVGAALAVSGVLVQGVIRNPLASPDILGVNHAASLASLVALLLFPAFPLLCLPLVSFVGGCCALILLRWLTGTSSPLRLAVVGVALAACFASVTDYLLLSRPQDINTALLWLTGSLWGRDWQMVLLALPLPLLLLISLSVCRDLDLLALGDERAATLGVALRPFQRGVLLLGVALAALAVAVCGPISFISLVVPHLARRLVGGRHARLLPFSALLGALVLLLADMLARTLSPPMELPAGVITALIGAPWFFWLLIRTR
- the fecC gene encoding iron-dicitrate ABC transporter permease FecC, which encodes MTRWILTVALLLCAFWFSLTSFSAVPIAPQAALHALWPGQPASIGEALVFNLRLPRALVAVLLGAALALAGGLLQALTHNPLASPSVLGINSGAALAIALVSAFAPVQLEGYPLALIAAGGGGLSWVCVTLAARSHDRQRLILAGIALSAFCMAMTRIVLLLAEDHAYGILTWLAGGIAQVRWQEVWQLLPVMVVIIPLVLTQTRALNLLTMGDSAAHSLGVNIVVLRIGLSIALLLLVGACVSVAGPLGFIGLLVPHLARAWIGHDLRIMLRMAMLLGATLLLIADIAARGLGWPGELPAGVVLALVGAPCFVWLARRQR